In Hevea brasiliensis isolate MT/VB/25A 57/8 chromosome 13, ASM3005281v1, whole genome shotgun sequence, a single genomic region encodes these proteins:
- the LOC110654362 gene encoding pentatricopeptide repeat-containing protein At1g74850, chloroplastic isoform X1, giving the protein MTNLPSLCIPNPSPISTGLLKPKSKPPCFSFSGFPVHRRLISVSGERRTYSGAGKARAKPKELVLGTPSVVVEKGKYSYDVETLINKLSSLPPRGSIARCLEVFKNKLSLNDFALVFKEFAQRGDWQRSLRLFKYMQRQIWCKPNEHIYTIMISLLGREGLLEKCAEIFEEMPTHGVPRSVFSYTALINSFGRHGQYEVSLELLERMKKEKVPPSILTYNTVINSCARGGLDWEGLLSLFAEMRHEGVQPDIVTYNTLLCACANRGLGDEAEMVFRTMNEGGMVPDITTYRNLVETFGKLNKLEKVSELLKEMESSGNLPEISSYNVLLGAYASKGNIKYAMGVFRQMQEAGCVPNAVTYSTLLNLYGRHGRYDDVRELFLEMKVSNTEPDVATYNILIEVFGEGGYFKEVVTLFHDMVEENVEPNMGTYEGLIYACGKGGLHEDAKKILLHMDEKGIVPSSKAYTSVIEAYGQAALYEEALVMFNTMNEMGSKPTVETYNSLIYMFARGGLYKESEAILWKMGESGVAQDRDSFNGLIEGYRQGSQFEEALKAYVDMEKARFEPDEWTLEAGLSVYCTAGLVDESEEQFREIRALGILPSVMCYCMMLAVYAKNNRWSDAYGVLDEMVTNRASNIHQVIGQMIKGDYDDDSNWQMVEYVFDKLNSEGCGLGMRFYNTLLEALWWLGQKKRAARVLGEATKRGLFPELFRKSKLVWSVDVHRMWEGSACTAISVWLNNMYKMFLEGVDLPHVASVVAVRGRMEKSSVSQELPIVKAIYSFLQDNVSSSFSFPVWNKGRITCQRSHLKRILSGTDSISDENRKDQFIVLSNSPLSLPRTRTSTSNVKSSQHENSDSETRTELLTSTV; this is encoded by the exons ATGACCAACTTGCCCTCTCTTTGCATTCCCAATCCTTCGCCCATCTCCACAGGACTCCTTAAACCCAAGTCTAAACCTCCCTGTTTCTCTTTCTCCGGTTTCCCAGTCCATCGTCGACTCATCTCAGTCTCTGGCGAAAGGAGAACCTACTCTGGCGCCGGAAAAGCCCGGGCCAAACCGAAAGAACTCGTCCTCGGCACTCCATCCGTCGTCGTCGAGAAAGGCAAGTACAGCTACGACGTTGAAACCCTAATCAACAAGCTCAGCAGCCTCCCTCCCCGTGGTAGCATCGCACGTTGCCTTGAAGTATTTAAGAACAAGCTCTCCCTAAACGACTTCGCTTTGGTCTTCAAGGAATTCGCCCAGCGCGGGGACTGGCAGAGATCGCTTCGCCTTTTCAAGTATATGCAGCGCCAGATTTGGTGCAAGCCCAACGAACACATATACACGATCATGATTAGTCTATTAGGCCGCGAAGGCCTCCTCGAAAAGTGCGCCGAGATTTTCGAAGAAATGCCGACCCACGGCGTACCGCGTAGTGTCTTCTCCTACACGGCTTTGATAAACTCTTTCGGGCGTCACGGCCAGTACGAGGTCTCGCTTGAGCTTCTAGAGAGAATGAAGAAAGAAAAGGTTCCCCCGAGTATCCTTACTTATAATACTGTGATAAATTCTTGCGCCAGAGGTGGGTTAGATTGGGAGGGTCTGTTAAGTTTATTTGCCGAAATGAGGCATGAAGGGGTACAGCCTGATATTGTTACTTATAATACTTTGCTTTGTGCTTGTGCTAATAGGGGTTTAGGGGATGAGGCTGAGATGGTTTTTCGTACAATGAATGAAGGAGGAATGGTGCCTGATATAACAACTTACCGTAATCTCGTTGAAACATTTGGGAAATTGAATAAGTTAGAGAAGGTTAGTGAATTACTTAAAGAAATGGAATCTAGTGGCAATTTACCCGAAATTTCgtcatataatgtgttgttaggGGCATATGCAAGCAAAGGGAACATTAAGTATGCAATGGGGGTGTTTAGGCAGATGCAAGAGGCCGGGTGTGTTCCAAATGCAGTGACCTATAGTACGTTGTTGAATTTGTATGGGAGACATGGGAGATATGATGATGTTAGGGAGCTTTTCTTGGAGATGAAAGTTAGTAACACGGAGCCTGATGTGGCAACATATAATATACTTATAGAGGTGTTTGGTGAGGGTGGGTATTTTAAGGAGGTAGTAACCTTGTTTCATGATATGGTGGAGGAGAATGTAGAGCCAAATATGGGAACTTATGAGGGGTTGATATATGCTTGTGGTAAAGGAGGGCTACATGAAGatgctaagaaaattttactTCATATGGATGAGAAGGGGATAGTGCCAAGCTCAAAGGCATATACCAGCGTTATTGAAGCATATGGACAGGCTGCATTGTATGAGGAGGCTCTTGTTATGTTTAATACAATGAATGAAATGGGAAGCAAGCCAACTGTTGAGACttataattcattaatttatatgtTTGCAAGAGGCGGACTTTACAAGGAATCTGAAGCAATTTTGTGGAAAATGGGTGAATCTGGGGTTGCACAGGATAGGGATTCTTTCAATGGTTTGATTGAAGGTTATAGACAAGGAAGCCAGTTTGAAGAAGCTCTCAAGGCTTATGTTGATATGGAAAAAGCAAGATTTGAGCCTGATGAGTGGACCCTTGAGGCAGGTTTGAGTGTCTACTGCACTGCAGGTCTTGTTGATGAGAGTGAGGAGCAATTCCGGGAAATTAGAGCTTTAGGAATATTGCCCAGTGTTATGTGCTACTGCATGATGCTGGCTGTTTATGCTAAGAATAACAG ATGGAGTGATGCCTATGGGGTGCTTGATGAGATGGTCACAAATAGGGCATCAAACATTCATCAAGTGATTGGGCAGATGATCAAAGGAGATTATGATGATGACTCTAACTGGCAAATGGTTGAGTATGTCTTTGACAAACTGAACTCTGAAGGTTGTGGTCTGGGAATGAGGTTTTATAACACACTTTTGGAAGCACTTTGGTGGCTGGGTCAGAAAAAACGGGCTGCCAGAGTGCTCGGGGAAGCAACCAAACGAGGGCTTTTCCCTGAACTCTTTCGTAAAAGCAAACTTGTATGGTCTGTGGATGTGCACAG GATGTGGGAAGGCAGTGCATGCACAGCAATATCTGTTTGGCTCAATAATATGTACAAGATGTTCTTGGAGGGGGTAGATCTTCCTCATGTAGCATCAGTTGTTGCAGT ACGGGGGCGGATGGAGAAAAGCTCTGTTTCACAAGAACTTCCCATTGTTAAGGCAATTTATTCCTTTCTGCAGGATAATGTTTCATCGTCATTTTCTTTCCCTGTATGGAATAAAGGTCGGATTACCTGCCAGCGGTCCCATCTAAAGCGCATTCTTTCAGGCACAGATTCAATTTCAGATGAAAACAGAAAAGATCAATTTATTGTTTTAAGTAACTCCCCTCTTTCTCTCCCTAGAACAAGAACATCAACAAGCAATGTCAAGAGTAGTCAACATGAGAATTCCGATTCTGAAACGAGAACGGAGCTTCTGACAAGCACAGTTTAG
- the LOC110654362 gene encoding pentatricopeptide repeat-containing protein At1g74850, chloroplastic isoform X2, giving the protein MTNLPSLCIPNPSPISTGLLKPKSKPPCFSFSGFPVHRRLISVSGERRTYSGAGKARAKPKELVLGTPSVVVEKGKYSYDVETLINKLSSLPPRGSIARCLEVFKNKLSLNDFALVFKEFAQRGDWQRSLRLFKYMQRQIWCKPNEHIYTIMISLLGREGLLEKCAEIFEEMPTHGVPRSVFSYTALINSFGRHGQYEVSLELLERMKKEKVPPSILTYNTVINSCARGGLDWEGLLSLFAEMRHEGVQPDIVTYNTLLCACANRGLGDEAEMVFRTMNEGGMVPDITTYRNLVETFGKLNKLEKVSELLKEMESSGNLPEISSYNVLLGAYASKGNIKYAMGVFRQMQEAGCVPNAVTYSTLLNLYGRHGRYDDVRELFLEMKVSNTEPDVATYNILIEVFGEGGYFKEVVTLFHDMVEENVEPNMGTYEGLIYACGKGGLHEDAKKILLHMDEKGIVPSSKAYTSVIEAYGQAALYEEALVMFNTMNEMGSKPTVETYNSLIYMFARGGLYKESEAILWKMGESGVAQDRDSFNGLIEGYRQGSQFEEALKAYVDMEKARFEPDEWTLEAGLSVYCTAGLVDESEEQFREIRALGILPSVMCYCMMLAVYAKNNRWSDAYGVLDEMVTNRASNIHQVIGQMIKGDYDDDSNWQMVEYVFDKLNSEGCGLGMRFYNTLLEALWWLGQKKRAARVLGEATKRGLFPELFRKSKLVWSVDVHRMWEGSACTAISVWLNNMYKMFLEGVDLPHVASVVAVIMFHRHFLSLYGIKVGLPASGPI; this is encoded by the exons ATGACCAACTTGCCCTCTCTTTGCATTCCCAATCCTTCGCCCATCTCCACAGGACTCCTTAAACCCAAGTCTAAACCTCCCTGTTTCTCTTTCTCCGGTTTCCCAGTCCATCGTCGACTCATCTCAGTCTCTGGCGAAAGGAGAACCTACTCTGGCGCCGGAAAAGCCCGGGCCAAACCGAAAGAACTCGTCCTCGGCACTCCATCCGTCGTCGTCGAGAAAGGCAAGTACAGCTACGACGTTGAAACCCTAATCAACAAGCTCAGCAGCCTCCCTCCCCGTGGTAGCATCGCACGTTGCCTTGAAGTATTTAAGAACAAGCTCTCCCTAAACGACTTCGCTTTGGTCTTCAAGGAATTCGCCCAGCGCGGGGACTGGCAGAGATCGCTTCGCCTTTTCAAGTATATGCAGCGCCAGATTTGGTGCAAGCCCAACGAACACATATACACGATCATGATTAGTCTATTAGGCCGCGAAGGCCTCCTCGAAAAGTGCGCCGAGATTTTCGAAGAAATGCCGACCCACGGCGTACCGCGTAGTGTCTTCTCCTACACGGCTTTGATAAACTCTTTCGGGCGTCACGGCCAGTACGAGGTCTCGCTTGAGCTTCTAGAGAGAATGAAGAAAGAAAAGGTTCCCCCGAGTATCCTTACTTATAATACTGTGATAAATTCTTGCGCCAGAGGTGGGTTAGATTGGGAGGGTCTGTTAAGTTTATTTGCCGAAATGAGGCATGAAGGGGTACAGCCTGATATTGTTACTTATAATACTTTGCTTTGTGCTTGTGCTAATAGGGGTTTAGGGGATGAGGCTGAGATGGTTTTTCGTACAATGAATGAAGGAGGAATGGTGCCTGATATAACAACTTACCGTAATCTCGTTGAAACATTTGGGAAATTGAATAAGTTAGAGAAGGTTAGTGAATTACTTAAAGAAATGGAATCTAGTGGCAATTTACCCGAAATTTCgtcatataatgtgttgttaggGGCATATGCAAGCAAAGGGAACATTAAGTATGCAATGGGGGTGTTTAGGCAGATGCAAGAGGCCGGGTGTGTTCCAAATGCAGTGACCTATAGTACGTTGTTGAATTTGTATGGGAGACATGGGAGATATGATGATGTTAGGGAGCTTTTCTTGGAGATGAAAGTTAGTAACACGGAGCCTGATGTGGCAACATATAATATACTTATAGAGGTGTTTGGTGAGGGTGGGTATTTTAAGGAGGTAGTAACCTTGTTTCATGATATGGTGGAGGAGAATGTAGAGCCAAATATGGGAACTTATGAGGGGTTGATATATGCTTGTGGTAAAGGAGGGCTACATGAAGatgctaagaaaattttactTCATATGGATGAGAAGGGGATAGTGCCAAGCTCAAAGGCATATACCAGCGTTATTGAAGCATATGGACAGGCTGCATTGTATGAGGAGGCTCTTGTTATGTTTAATACAATGAATGAAATGGGAAGCAAGCCAACTGTTGAGACttataattcattaatttatatgtTTGCAAGAGGCGGACTTTACAAGGAATCTGAAGCAATTTTGTGGAAAATGGGTGAATCTGGGGTTGCACAGGATAGGGATTCTTTCAATGGTTTGATTGAAGGTTATAGACAAGGAAGCCAGTTTGAAGAAGCTCTCAAGGCTTATGTTGATATGGAAAAAGCAAGATTTGAGCCTGATGAGTGGACCCTTGAGGCAGGTTTGAGTGTCTACTGCACTGCAGGTCTTGTTGATGAGAGTGAGGAGCAATTCCGGGAAATTAGAGCTTTAGGAATATTGCCCAGTGTTATGTGCTACTGCATGATGCTGGCTGTTTATGCTAAGAATAACAG ATGGAGTGATGCCTATGGGGTGCTTGATGAGATGGTCACAAATAGGGCATCAAACATTCATCAAGTGATTGGGCAGATGATCAAAGGAGATTATGATGATGACTCTAACTGGCAAATGGTTGAGTATGTCTTTGACAAACTGAACTCTGAAGGTTGTGGTCTGGGAATGAGGTTTTATAACACACTTTTGGAAGCACTTTGGTGGCTGGGTCAGAAAAAACGGGCTGCCAGAGTGCTCGGGGAAGCAACCAAACGAGGGCTTTTCCCTGAACTCTTTCGTAAAAGCAAACTTGTATGGTCTGTGGATGTGCACAG GATGTGGGAAGGCAGTGCATGCACAGCAATATCTGTTTGGCTCAATAATATGTACAAGATGTTCTTGGAGGGGGTAGATCTTCCTCATGTAGCATCAGTTGTTGCAGT GATAATGTTTCATCGTCATTTTCTTTCCCTGTATGGAATAAAGGTCGGATTACCTGCCAGCGGTCCCATCTAA
- the LOC110654363 gene encoding uncharacterized protein LOC110654363 produces the protein MADSEKLMALKKAYADIILNTAKEAAARIMVSERKAQRYQRELFAAKDESLRMLLRLKQMLDSKVSEAEMASLSQQRRIEELEAQLGEAEDIVKDLRAELRELQDELEKVTNRQMQPLGKQNSEGENGTQVTAFEDNRLSTSGSAISAIPVLQCDPVISVEMKNSTLNGTCDGNKCYSENDCHRNNCFLCNPDFASIVMRSKEPELYRNGCTQRIRAFERYLLGGNPPLSGQADGVKNQIFIRGDEVDKDICKQLTAKVDNICDLEKGPDEVKDIEEGSRIRKRLRKRKLRKRKLSRFGQAENVKNQIFIREEDKHLCKNLTAMADNGCDIEKSPDIAKDDGGGIPRRLRRKRYRKRREYKIFPHRAVDDNVETREDSRTIDNISQKDPVPLVAPKSPSSTNEMITHSGSVEVTKSESEFDRTCSFQTTNSNKLSIDQLELTGQDTGSAENLEFPPTKTDFEIASVLLSSSNSKEPDVTEAVPTQSMNNKFLKYTFQRKRKRESTSSPDGDSSLNNSSLKKKMGEKQSGSVELLNSGLIAESSRDNRRMAQVARQLISLSEKKWL, from the exons ATGGCCGATTCCGAG AAATTGATGGCGTTAAAGAAGGCCTACGCCGATATAATACTGAATACGGCGAAGGAGGCGGCGGCGAGGATAATGGTGTCCGAGAGGAAAGCGCAGCGGTATCAACGTGAGCTGTTTGCCGCGAAAGACGAGTCGCTTCGTATGCTTCTTAGGCTCAAACAGATGCTGGATTCTAag GTTAGTGAAGCAGAAATGGCATCCTTGAGTCAACAGAGAAGGATTGAAGAGCTGGAAGCACAACTTGGGGAAGCTGAGGATATAGTAAAAGACCTTAGAGCAGAGTTGAGAGAACTACAGGATGAATTGGAAAAGGTGACAAACAGACAGATGCAGCCTTTGGGTAAACAAAATTCAGAGGGTGAAAACGGTACTCAGGTAACTGCGTTTGAGGATAATAGGCTTAGTACTTCTGGCTCAGCTATATCTGCTATACCTGTCTTACAGTGTGATCCAGTTATAAGTGTTGAGATGAAGAATTCAACTTTGAATGGGACATGTGATGGCAATAAGTGTTACAGTGAAAATGATTGTCATAGAAACAATTGCTTTCTTTGCAATCCCGATTTTGCCTCTATAGTGATGAGAAGCAAAGAGCCTGAGCTGTATAGAAATGGATGCACACAGAGAATTCGTGCTTTTGAGAGGTACCTTTTAGGTGGAAATCCGCCACTTTCTGGGCAAGCTGATGGTGTGAAGAATCAGATATTTATCAGAGGAGATGAAGTAGATAAGGATATATGTAAACAACTCACTGCCAAGGTTGACAATATTTGTGATTTAGAGAAAGGTCCAGATGAAGTCAAGGATATTGAAGAAGGTAGTAGGATTAGGAAAAGACTAAGAAAAAGAAAACTGAGAAAAAGAAAACTCTCTCGTTTTGGGCAAGCTGAAAATGTAAAGAATCAGATATTTATCAGGGAAGAAGATAAACATTTATGTAAGAACCTAACTGCCATGGCTGATAATGGTTGTGATATAGAGAAAAGTCCAGATATAGCCAAGGATGATGGAGGTGGTATTCCTAGAAGACTAAGAAGAAAAAGATATAGGAAACGTAGAGAATATAAGATTTTTCCTCATCGGGCTGTGGATGACAATGTTGAAACCAGGGAAGATTCTAGGACAATTGATAATATATCTCAGAAGGATCCTGTGCCCCTTGTTGCCCCAAAATCACCTTCAAGTACAAATGAAATGATCACGCACTCAGGATCTGTAGAAGTTACCAAAAGTGAATCAGAGTTTGACAGGACTTGTTCATTCCAGACAACAAACAGCAATAAGTTGTCAATAGATCAATTGGAGTTGACTGGACAAGACACTGGATCTGCAGAGAATCTAGAGTTTCCACCTACCAAAACTGATTTTGAGATTGCCAGCGTGTTGCTGTCAAGCTCAAATTCAAAAGAGCCAGATGTGACTGAAGCTGTTCCTACTCAATCAATGAATAATAAGTTTCTCAAGTACACATTCCAAAGGAAAAGGAAGCGGGAATCTACAAGCAGCCCAGATGGTGATTCCTCTCTCAACAATAGCAGTTTGAAGAAAAAGATGGGGGAGAAACAAAGTGGTTCTGTGGAGTTACTCAATTCGGGCTTGATAGCTGAGTCATCTAGAGACAATAGGAGGATGGCTCAGGTTGCTCGTCAG CTTATATCTTTGTCTGAAAAGAAATGGCTGTAG